One genomic segment of Marinitoga piezophila KA3 includes these proteins:
- a CDS encoding GatB/YqeY domain-containing protein: protein MELKKLLNEDLKKYMKEKNTKALNAIKILKTEIKKAEVDKGEELTDEEILALIRKQIKMRQDSIEQYKNAGREDLVDDEVYEIEILKKYLPPEMSDEEIEKVVKKVIEELGEGAKFGQVMGKAMAELKGKADGKKVNQIVKKLLG, encoded by the coding sequence ATGGAATTGAAAAAGTTATTAAATGAAGATTTAAAAAAATATATGAAAGAGAAAAATACAAAAGCATTAAACGCTATAAAAATTTTAAAAACAGAAATAAAAAAGGCAGAGGTTGATAAAGGAGAAGAATTAACAGATGAAGAAATTCTTGCATTAATCAGAAAACAAATAAAAATGAGGCAGGATTCTATTGAACAGTATAAAAATGCTGGTAGAGAAGATTTAGTTGATGATGAAGTATATGAAATAGAGATACTGAAAAAATATTTACCACCAGAAATGTCAGATGAAGAAATTGAAAAGGTTGTTAAAAAGGTTATAGAAGAACTTGGCGAAGGAGCAAAGTTTGGTCAGGTAATGGGAAAGGCTATGGCAGAATTAAAAGGAAAAGCTGATGGTAAAAAGGTTAATCAAATTGTTAAAAAATTATTGGGATAA
- a CDS encoding TetR/AcrR family transcriptional regulator, with the protein MPRRNLSEEEIQRKKRIIMHEAKKLFFEKGFENTSMSEIAKASKMAKGTIYLYFSNKKDLYFSLVYEGLEILEKLIISYIQKEKNALNKILSMGRAYIQFYREYPDYYSFVIKYESEKADLDPEEPKVVSTYEKSEKIYDILKLLILKGLEDGSIRKDIDKDKLAALLWLQTIGIVQQYELRKKLYENWNEFVAESILDFYIDFMKKTLEPRD; encoded by the coding sequence ATGCCAAGAAGAAATTTAAGCGAAGAAGAAATACAAAGAAAAAAAAGAATAATAATGCATGAAGCAAAGAAACTTTTCTTTGAAAAAGGTTTTGAAAATACATCGATGTCTGAAATTGCTAAAGCTTCCAAAATGGCAAAAGGTACTATTTATTTGTATTTTTCAAATAAAAAGGACTTATACTTTTCTCTTGTATATGAAGGCCTTGAAATACTTGAAAAATTAATAATTTCATATATTCAAAAAGAAAAAAATGCACTAAATAAAATTTTATCCATGGGTAGAGCATACATTCAATTTTATAGAGAATATCCAGACTATTATAGCTTTGTAATAAAATATGAATCTGAAAAAGCAGATCTCGACCCTGAAGAACCAAAAGTTGTATCCACTTATGAAAAAAGCGAAAAAATATATGACATATTAAAACTACTTATTTTAAAAGGCCTTGAAGATGGCTCTATTAGAAAAGATATAGATAAAGATAAATTAGCTGCATTACTATGGCTACAAACAATAGGTATAGTCCAACAATATGAATTAAGAAAAAAATTATATGAAAACTGGAATGAATTTGTAGCAGAATCAATACTGGATTTTTATATTGATTTTATGAAAAAAACATTAGAACCAAGGGATTAA
- a CDS encoding NAD(P)H-dependent flavin oxidoreductase: MNDHRSSKRGENIFKGLKIGELTTKYPLVQGGMAVGISLDNLAGAVAKAGGIGVIGTAGIGLFENMKNYKEASKIALKKFIRSAKEKANGGVVGVNIMVALTNYSDMVKTAIDEGIDIIFSGAGLPLSLPSYLTEKTKTKLVPIVSSVKAAQVIIKRWVSKYNYIPDAIVLEGPKAGGHLGFKNKEEIFSEKNSLENLVPQLKEFLISIEKKYGKKIPLIAGGGLFSKDDVKKILDLGADGVQMATRFIATEECDAHENFKKAIINAKSDDITIIKSPVGMPGRAIKNNFIVAVENGEKKPFECRYHCIKTCDFKTTPYCIAKALYNAAIGDLENGFVFTGASVEKITKIEKVENIIKELFE; this comes from the coding sequence ATAAATGACCACCGGTCATCAAAAAGGGGTGAGAATATTTTCAAAGGTTTAAAAATAGGAGAATTAACAACAAAATATCCGCTTGTACAGGGAGGAATGGCTGTAGGAATTTCACTGGATAATCTTGCAGGAGCAGTAGCTAAAGCTGGAGGAATAGGTGTAATAGGTACAGCAGGAATAGGATTATTTGAAAATATGAAAAATTATAAAGAAGCAAGTAAAATTGCTTTAAAGAAATTTATTAGAAGTGCTAAAGAAAAAGCTAATGGTGGAGTAGTTGGGGTTAATATTATGGTGGCACTAACTAATTATTCTGACATGGTAAAAACAGCTATAGATGAAGGAATCGACATTATATTTTCTGGAGCAGGATTACCATTATCTTTACCTTCATATTTAACAGAAAAAACAAAAACAAAATTGGTTCCTATAGTATCTTCTGTAAAAGCTGCACAGGTAATTATAAAAAGATGGGTTTCAAAGTATAATTATATTCCCGATGCAATAGTTCTTGAAGGTCCAAAGGCAGGAGGACATCTCGGTTTTAAAAACAAAGAGGAAATCTTTTCAGAAAAAAATTCGCTTGAAAATCTTGTTCCACAATTAAAAGAGTTTTTGATTTCTATTGAAAAGAAATACGGAAAAAAAATTCCATTAATTGCCGGTGGAGGTTTATTTTCAAAAGACGATGTAAAAAAAATTTTAGATCTTGGAGCAGATGGCGTTCAAATGGCTACAAGATTTATTGCAACAGAAGAATGCGATGCACATGAAAATTTCAAAAAGGCCATTATCAATGCAAAATCCGATGATATAACAATAATAAAAAGTCCTGTAGGAATGCCTGGAAGAGCTATTAAAAATAATTTTATTGTTGCTGTTGAAAATGGTGAAAAGAAACCCTTTGAATGCAGATATCATTGTATAAAAACCTGTGATTTCAAAACAACGCCTTATTGTATAGCAAAAGCTTTATATAATGCAGCAATTGGTGATCTTGAAAATGGTTTTGTATTCACAGGCGCATCGGTTGAAAAAATAACAAAAATAGAAAAAGTTGAAAATATTATTAAAGAATTATTTGAATAA
- a CDS encoding acyl carrier protein, whose product MDRKELFEKVAEIISESLSIDREKITEDAVLTDDLELDSLELVDLTMDFESELGISIDDSELENIKTVGDIVEILSKKAV is encoded by the coding sequence ATGGACAGAAAAGAATTATTTGAAAAAGTAGCAGAAATTATATCAGAAAGTTTAAGTATTGACAGAGAAAAAATCACAGAAGATGCTGTATTAACAGATGATCTTGAACTTGATTCATTGGAATTGGTTGATTTAACAATGGACTTTGAATCTGAATTGGGGATATCAATTGATGATTCAGAATTAGAAAATATAAAAACAGTGGGAGATATTGTAGAAATATTATCAAAAAAAGCTGTTTAA
- a CDS encoding ATP-binding cassette domain-containing protein: MIEVINLEKSYGPKPALIDVNLTVNSGDIYVLVGPNGAGKTTTLKCIYGDLKPDNGKVLIDGKTLNKFRKRNISVLLEDRVVFKGLYPYDYAELWKILYPKWNDKRYKELMMEFNLPITKPLNAYSSGMKTLFYIILMLASNTKIMILDEPTQNIDPVKKDKILKLLKEFVSNGENIVIMSTHHIEEVELISSRFAIINSGKTTFEGDIQEALNAHKIVKQSEMTEEMEIIMPLDDGILVKTNEDIGRTPDFREVVLGYLKK, translated from the coding sequence ATGATAGAGGTTATAAATTTAGAGAAATCATATGGACCAAAACCGGCATTAATAGATGTGAATTTAACAGTAAATTCAGGAGATATATATGTTTTAGTTGGTCCAAACGGTGCTGGAAAAACTACAACATTAAAATGTATATATGGTGATTTAAAACCTGATAATGGAAAGGTTTTAATTGATGGAAAGACATTAAATAAATTTAGAAAAAGAAATATTTCTGTTTTGTTAGAAGACAGAGTGGTGTTTAAGGGGTTATACCCCTATGATTATGCAGAATTGTGGAAAATCCTTTATCCTAAATGGAATGATAAAAGATATAAGGAATTGATGATGGAGTTTAATTTGCCTATTACAAAGCCGCTCAATGCCTATTCTTCTGGGATGAAAACATTATTTTATATAATTCTCATGCTTGCATCAAATACAAAAATAATGATATTGGACGAGCCAACACAGAATATAGACCCTGTAAAAAAAGACAAAATACTTAAATTGCTGAAAGAATTTGTTTCTAATGGCGAGAATATAGTAATAATGTCAACCCATCATATAGAAGAAGTGGAACTTATTTCAAGTAGATTTGCAATTATAAACTCCGGAAAAACTACATTTGAGGGTGATATACAGGAGGCATTAAATGCGCATAAAATAGTTAAGCAAAGCGAAATGACAGAAGAAATGGAAATAATTATGCCACTTGATGATGGTATTCTGGTAAAAACCAATGAAGATATTGGAAGAACTCCTGATTTTAGAGAAGTCGTTCTTGGATATTTAAAAAAATAA
- a CDS encoding STAS domain-containing protein — protein MQIVIVKRNKLVTAKLIGEFTLYDIHDFNNEMNEFVNKKDINRVIIDFSNLMTIDSTGIGQLISYQKRLEEHGKELLLINMDDKIQKLFGLLKLQEVFNIQK, from the coding sequence ATGCAAATAGTTATAGTTAAGAGGAATAAATTGGTTACAGCAAAGCTTATTGGTGAATTTACCCTTTATGATATTCATGACTTTAATAATGAAATGAATGAATTTGTGAATAAGAAAGATATAAACAGGGTTATAATAGATTTTTCAAATCTTATGACTATTGATAGCACTGGAATAGGACAATTGATTTCCTATCAAAAACGTTTGGAAGAACATGGTAAGGAATTGCTATTGATAAATATGGATGATAAAATTCAAAAACTTTTTGGGTTATTAAAACTTCAGGAAGTTTTTAATATTCAAAAATAG
- the miaB gene encoding tRNA (N6-isopentenyl adenosine(37)-C2)-methylthiotransferase MiaB, translating to MKFYIKTFGCQMNVNESEIMTGILEKEGFEWTENPQEADVIILNSCAVREKAENKLYGAIGSYGKLKKKKEDLIIAVGGCVAEKEKENIIQRFHEVNFVFGTRNYMNIKKFIDRAKRSKKRFVDLSDEIDKISADLPKHPYSKHHGWINIIYGCNKYCTYCIVPYTRHLEKSRPVEDIIKEVKYYNDNGYREITFLGQNVDSYGKDFGDGKPKLNILIKEAAKYDSIERIWFLTSYPSDITDDLIEEVANNPKAAKNFHLPVQAGSNNILRAMNRKYTREYYLELLEKIKKTVPKVTISSDIIVGFPGETDEDFEETVELVKKARYERLNLAEYSPREGTISAKYYEDNIPKRIKNKRFQYLMNIQKQINHEENEKYLDKVLTVIQENKTKSGAYLGRTINNKVVIFESNPELSGKFVKVKINKISAGPLYGEVVAIEGSSEFNKIESYI from the coding sequence GTGAAATTCTATATTAAGACATTTGGATGCCAGATGAATGTAAATGAATCAGAAATTATGACTGGTATCCTGGAAAAAGAAGGCTTCGAATGGACAGAAAATCCACAAGAAGCCGATGTTATTATCTTAAACAGCTGTGCTGTACGTGAAAAAGCAGAAAATAAGTTATATGGCGCTATTGGAAGTTACGGAAAGTTAAAAAAGAAAAAAGAAGACCTTATTATTGCTGTAGGAGGTTGTGTTGCTGAAAAAGAAAAGGAAAACATTATTCAGAGATTTCATGAAGTAAATTTCGTCTTTGGAACAAGAAATTACATGAATATCAAAAAATTCATAGATAGAGCAAAACGCTCAAAAAAACGCTTTGTTGATTTAAGCGATGAAATTGATAAAATATCAGCTGATTTACCAAAACATCCATACAGCAAACATCATGGCTGGATTAATATAATATACGGTTGTAATAAATACTGTACATACTGTATTGTTCCATATACAAGACATCTTGAAAAAAGTAGACCCGTTGAAGATATTATAAAAGAAGTAAAATACTATAACGATAATGGATACAGAGAAATTACCTTTTTAGGTCAAAACGTTGATTCTTACGGAAAAGATTTTGGAGACGGAAAACCAAAATTAAATATATTAATAAAAGAAGCTGCAAAATACGATTCCATAGAAAGAATATGGTTTTTAACTTCATATCCATCAGACATTACAGACGATTTAATCGAAGAAGTTGCAAATAATCCAAAAGCTGCAAAAAATTTCCATTTACCTGTACAGGCTGGAAGCAACAATATCTTAAGAGCAATGAACAGAAAATACACAAGAGAATATTATCTTGAATTATTGGAAAAAATTAAAAAAACAGTTCCTAAGGTTACCATCTCAAGTGATATAATAGTTGGATTCCCTGGCGAAACAGATGAAGATTTCGAAGAAACTGTAGAACTTGTAAAAAAAGCACGTTATGAACGATTAAACCTTGCTGAATATTCACCACGCGAAGGTACAATTTCAGCAAAATACTATGAAGACAATATTCCAAAAAGGATTAAAAATAAAAGATTTCAATATCTTATGAATATTCAAAAACAAATTAACCACGAAGAAAATGAAAAATATCTCGATAAAGTTTTAACCGTTATACAGGAAAATAAAACAAAATCGGGAGCATACTTAGGAAGAACGATAAATAATAAAGTTGTAATATTCGAAAGCAATCCTGAGCTTTCCGGAAAGTTTGTAAAGGTTAAAATCAATAAAATTTCAGCTGGTCCATTATATGGAGAAGTTGTGGCTATCGAAGGAAGCTCCGAATTTAATAAAATAGAAAGTTATATATAA
- a CDS encoding type III PLP-dependent enzyme — translation MEVNELIREAAKKLETPFLVLDIEQVKKNYIRLKNSMKKVDIFYAVKANSHIEILKALRDLGSSFDVASVGEIDKLLSIGVSPKRMSFGNPIKKEKDIEYAWKLGIEYFSVDSEMEVEKVARRAPGAKVYARIATSSNDSDWPLSGKFGTDIDHVISILKWANRNGLVPYGISFHVGSQSYNKYKWQEAILEASVVFNKLMKNGIELKMLNLGGGIPVKHTKPIPTVEEIGEVVDESIQEYLWKHKDLMIITEPGRSMVGDAGILVSKVILKSRKGAKQWVYLDVGVFHGLMETIENFQYEIQVEGKSYDKTGVFTLAGPTCDSVDTIYEDILLPADIDYEDIVYFINAGAYTVEYGSSFNGIEPPKVYTIDELKELIK, via the coding sequence ATGGAAGTTAACGAATTGATAAGAGAGGCTGCTAAAAAACTTGAAACACCATTTTTGGTTCTTGATATTGAGCAGGTAAAAAAGAATTATATTAGATTAAAAAATTCCATGAAAAAGGTTGATATCTTTTACGCCGTTAAAGCAAACTCACACATTGAAATCTTAAAGGCATTAAGGGATCTTGGTTCATCATTTGATGTAGCTTCTGTGGGAGAGATAGATAAATTATTATCCATTGGAGTTAGTCCAAAAAGAATGAGTTTTGGTAATCCGATAAAAAAAGAAAAAGACATTGAATACGCCTGGAAATTAGGCATTGAATATTTCTCCGTTGATAGCGAAATGGAAGTTGAAAAGGTTGCACGTAGAGCTCCAGGAGCTAAAGTATATGCACGAATAGCAACAAGTTCAAACGACAGTGATTGGCCTTTATCTGGAAAATTTGGAACAGATATCGATCATGTAATATCAATATTAAAGTGGGCAAATAGAAATGGACTTGTTCCATATGGAATAAGCTTTCACGTTGGTTCTCAATCATATAACAAATATAAATGGCAGGAAGCTATTCTTGAAGCAAGTGTTGTATTTAATAAATTAATGAAAAATGGAATTGAATTAAAAATGCTTAATTTAGGTGGAGGCATTCCTGTAAAACATACAAAACCAATTCCAACAGTTGAGGAAATAGGAGAGGTTGTGGACGAATCAATACAGGAGTATCTATGGAAACATAAAGATTTGATGATTATTACAGAACCGGGACGTTCAATGGTTGGCGATGCAGGTATACTTGTCTCAAAAGTTATTTTAAAAAGCAGAAAAGGTGCAAAACAATGGGTATACCTTGATGTTGGCGTTTTCCACGGATTAATGGAAACAATAGAAAACTTTCAATACGAAATTCAAGTTGAAGGAAAAAGTTATGACAAAACTGGAGTATTCACTCTTGCAGGGCCAACCTGTGACAGTGTAGATACAATTTACGAAGATATTTTATTACCTGCTGATATAGATTATGAAGATATTGTTTATTTTATAAACGCTGGTGCATACACCGTTGAGTATGGTTCTTCATTCAACGGTATAGAACCACCAAAGGTTTATACAATTGATGAATTAAAAGAATTGATAAAATAA
- the rsmB gene encoding 16S rRNA (cytosine(967)-C(5))-methyltransferase RsmB: MVRKDAYILLREFEKKHYIPQTSFEYFNKIYSNEDMALLKNLVWGTIRNLIKIDWYLSFLVKNLKKTPPASKWMLRLGAYQILNGFKEYVAVNETVKIAKNKRIRGFVNATLKNLIRKKAELALKEPIWVKYSIPEWLYNYLKKYFPEDYVMEFMKKSYSVNPTTLRTNTLKTNREELISLLKGININSTESKHSPYGITIDKAGMAIEKTDLYKNGYFYIQHESSQIIPLILNPKSNERILDMCSAPGGKTTELAQIMNNSGIIDALDIDIDRLELVEKNAERLGIKIINTKLISGDEYIAEKYDKILLDAPCSSAGTSSIHPEVLHRINIDDFVNYSNIQKKLLENAIENLLKPGGTLVYSTCTISNEENTQNMKYLFEKYNNITFEKIDLSLYNIKGYYDGYGYYFYPDETLIPFYVCKIVKTN, encoded by the coding sequence ATGGTTAGAAAAGACGCTTACATACTCTTGCGAGAATTTGAAAAAAAACATTATATTCCTCAAACATCATTTGAATACTTCAATAAAATATATTCAAATGAAGATATGGCATTATTAAAAAATCTCGTATGGGGAACCATTAGAAATTTAATAAAAATTGATTGGTATTTAAGCTTTTTAGTAAAAAATCTTAAAAAAACACCCCCAGCTTCAAAATGGATGTTAAGGTTGGGCGCATATCAGATTTTAAACGGTTTCAAGGAATATGTTGCTGTAAATGAAACGGTAAAAATTGCAAAAAATAAGAGAATAAGGGGATTTGTAAATGCCACTCTGAAAAATCTCATAAGAAAAAAAGCTGAATTAGCTCTTAAAGAACCAATATGGGTAAAATACTCTATTCCAGAATGGCTTTATAATTATCTAAAAAAATATTTCCCGGAAGATTATGTTATGGAATTTATGAAAAAAAGTTATTCTGTAAATCCCACTACATTACGAACCAACACATTAAAAACTAACAGAGAAGAATTAATCTCATTATTAAAAGGGATTAATATAAACAGTACAGAATCAAAACATTCACCATATGGAATAACAATAGATAAAGCGGGAATGGCCATTGAAAAAACTGACTTATATAAAAATGGATATTTTTATATACAACATGAAAGTTCTCAAATAATACCTTTAATACTTAATCCAAAATCTAATGAAAGAATTTTAGATATGTGTTCCGCACCTGGCGGAAAAACTACAGAATTAGCTCAAATTATGAATAATTCAGGAATAATAGATGCATTGGATATAGATATTGACCGTCTTGAACTTGTCGAAAAAAACGCAGAAAGATTGGGAATTAAAATAATTAATACAAAACTTATCTCAGGTGATGAATATATTGCTGAAAAATATGATAAAATCCTTTTAGATGCGCCATGTTCATCGGCTGGCACTTCGTCAATACATCCTGAAGTTTTGCACAGGATAAATATTGATGATTTTGTTAATTATTCCAATATACAGAAAAAATTACTGGAAAATGCCATTGAAAATCTTTTAAAACCTGGAGGAACATTGGTATATTCAACATGTACAATTTCAAATGAAGAAAATACACAAAACATGAAATACTTATTTGAAAAATATAATAATATAACCTTTGAAAAAATAGATTTATCGTTGTATAATATAAAGGGCTATTATGATGGCTATGGATATTATTTTTATCCTGATGAAACATTAATTCCATTCTATGTGTGTAAAATTGTAAAAACTAATTAA
- a CDS encoding asparaginase, which yields MSKVAIITTGGTIAMVHDPLLGVIPSDERNKHLNEIPQLKEIAETELIEFTNIPSPHMTPTVMFELSKFIKEIIKRDDITGVVITHGTDTLEETAYFLDLVMNEEKPIVLTAAMRNWNEPSTDGPANLISSVRVAKSKNARNKGVLVCLNDEIHSAREVTKTYTSNVATFDSPGYGPLGIVDEDAVIFYRTSLLRMHLDTERVEEKVALIKTYTGDDGSILRVLPELGYKGVVIEGFGRGNVPPKVADNIEWIIKEKNIPVIVVSRCFKGRVLGVYGYHGGGADLKNKGAIFGNEVSGQKARIKLTVALGITDNIEELRKYFEFNGDD from the coding sequence ATGAGCAAAGTGGCAATTATTACAACTGGCGGTACTATAGCAATGGTTCACGATCCATTACTTGGCGTGATTCCTTCAGATGAAAGAAATAAACACCTAAATGAAATCCCACAACTTAAAGAAATTGCAGAAACAGAGCTAATTGAATTTACCAACATACCAAGTCCTCACATGACTCCAACAGTAATGTTTGAATTGTCAAAATTCATAAAAGAAATAATAAAACGTGATGATATTACAGGTGTTGTTATTACACATGGAACAGATACACTTGAAGAAACTGCATATTTCTTAGACCTTGTAATGAATGAAGAAAAACCTATAGTTCTAACAGCAGCTATGAGAAACTGGAATGAACCAAGTACAGACGGACCTGCAAATTTAATCTCTTCTGTAAGAGTTGCAAAATCAAAAAATGCAAGAAACAAAGGTGTTCTTGTATGTTTAAATGATGAAATACATTCTGCAAGAGAAGTAACAAAAACATATACAAGCAATGTTGCAACATTTGATTCACCTGGATATGGTCCTTTAGGAATTGTAGATGAAGATGCTGTAATTTTTTATAGGACATCTTTATTAAGAATGCATCTTGACACAGAAAGGGTTGAAGAAAAGGTTGCACTTATAAAAACATATACAGGTGATGACGGTTCAATATTAAGGGTATTACCTGAATTGGGATATAAAGGCGTGGTAATTGAAGGCTTTGGAAGAGGAAATGTCCCACCAAAGGTGGCTGATAATATAGAATGGATAATAAAGGAAAAGAACATCCCTGTTATTGTTGTATCAAGATGTTTTAAAGGAAGGGTTTTAGGAGTTTATGGCTATCACGGCGGTGGAGCAGATTTGAAAAACAAGGGTGCAATTTTTGGAAATGAAGTATCCGGTCAAAAAGCGCGAATAAAATTAACAGTTGCTCTTGGAATTACAGATAACATAGAGGAATTAAGAAAATACTTTGAATTCAATGGAGATGATTAA
- a CDS encoding AI-2E family transporter, producing the protein MKLSANLKGALFSAFYFSLFISIAFISKDVFTIIIFTIGFVLAINLMAKALHRIKVPMKLANIISLIASLFFLYLLLVLLIPTVTREISNFIVFLNDFFQNAQWKILLQNQPESIVNNVEEFMNSLQPKAIEMLSRFIEVIPTYGQKAFTFLFFLTIGTIYFTFYFESFKAKLQYLYPKSLRDTASKFYNETFNQIEHYVVATLLASAFVGISAFFAMSILGIKYQLLLSFWAAVTNFIPVIGVILEFIPMIIVGVSSGLTTMLIFLLTMSIIHGIAFIIFISIMKDYGRVNPVITIFSLLILGSIISLTGALIAVPTAMIIRVFWDVYIKPELERS; encoded by the coding sequence ATGAAACTAAGTGCCAATTTAAAAGGGGCTTTATTTTCAGCATTTTACTTTTCTCTGTTTATAAGCATAGCCTTTATTTCAAAAGATGTCTTTACAATTATTATATTCACCATAGGATTTGTTCTTGCCATAAACCTTATGGCAAAAGCTTTGCACAGGATCAAAGTCCCCATGAAATTGGCAAATATAATTTCCTTAATCGCTTCATTATTCTTTTTATATTTATTGTTGGTATTATTAATACCAACGGTAACAAGAGAAATAAGCAATTTTATCGTATTTCTAAATGACTTTTTCCAGAATGCTCAATGGAAAATACTTTTACAAAATCAACCGGAATCCATTGTGAATAATGTAGAAGAATTTATGAATTCACTTCAACCCAAAGCTATAGAAATGCTATCGAGATTTATAGAAGTTATTCCAACATACGGTCAAAAAGCGTTTACATTCCTGTTCTTTTTAACCATTGGAACCATTTATTTCACTTTCTACTTTGAATCATTTAAAGCAAAATTGCAATATCTTTATCCAAAATCATTAAGAGACACAGCCAGTAAATTTTACAATGAAACCTTTAATCAAATTGAACACTACGTTGTTGCTACTTTATTAGCATCGGCTTTTGTTGGAATATCTGCATTTTTTGCAATGTCTATACTTGGAATAAAATATCAATTACTTTTAAGTTTCTGGGCAGCAGTAACAAATTTTATTCCTGTTATTGGGGTTATTCTTGAATTTATCCCTATGATTATTGTTGGGGTATCCAGCGGACTTACTACAATGCTAATATTTTTACTAACAATGTCCATAATACACGGAATTGCATTTATTATATTTATTAGCATAATGAAAGATTATGGGAGGGTTAATCCTGTTATTACAATATTTTCATTATTAATTTTAGGTTCTATAATCAGTTTAACTGGAGCTTTAATTGCAGTTCCAACTGCAATGATAATCCGTGTATTCTGGGATGTTTATATAAAACCTGAACTCGAAAGGAGCTAA